A region of Halalkaliarchaeum desulfuricum DNA encodes the following proteins:
- a CDS encoding ornithine cyclodeaminase family protein: MRVLSDHDVSAVLDLSALLPEIAAAFRKDAAGEVERPERPHVPIGAGLDGDRRTDMDPQSIDEPLGTGLVMPAYIHGSPYFVVKLANVHEGNLKRGYPTVNATISLIAADTGLPVGYLAGTRITNARTGCIGGLAARELAVDGPITVGVIGAGAQARWQVRAIAASRELEEVFVYSPSDSRDVCASDLRDRGIPARAVDTTDAAVEEGDVVVTATTATRPVFDGESLSPGTLVVAVGAYEESMRELDDRTVDRADRLFADVPEEVAETGDFPHQEPADLTPFSAALSGESGRTDDEEIIVVGSVGTAVLDAAAAAFVYDRAVDAGVGTTVDL, translated from the coding sequence ATGCGCGTACTCTCCGACCACGACGTGAGCGCGGTTCTGGACCTTTCGGCGCTGCTTCCCGAGATCGCAGCGGCGTTTCGAAAGGACGCGGCCGGCGAGGTAGAGCGTCCCGAACGGCCTCACGTGCCGATCGGCGCGGGACTCGACGGCGACCGTCGAACCGATATGGATCCGCAGTCGATCGATGAACCGCTCGGGACTGGGCTCGTGATGCCGGCGTACATCCACGGATCGCCGTACTTCGTGGTCAAACTCGCGAACGTCCACGAGGGGAACCTAAAGCGGGGATATCCCACCGTGAACGCCACGATCTCACTTATTGCCGCCGATACTGGGCTTCCCGTCGGCTATCTGGCGGGCACTCGGATTACTAACGCGCGGACCGGCTGTATCGGCGGGCTCGCCGCGCGGGAACTCGCTGTCGACGGCCCGATCACGGTGGGAGTGATCGGCGCGGGTGCGCAGGCTCGATGGCAGGTCCGTGCGATCGCCGCCTCGAGGGAGCTCGAGGAAGTGTTCGTCTACTCGCCGAGCGACTCCCGGGACGTCTGTGCGTCCGATCTGCGGGACCGCGGGATCCCCGCCCGAGCAGTCGATACGACGGATGCCGCAGTCGAGGAAGGGGACGTCGTCGTCACGGCGACAACTGCGACCCGTCCGGTGTTCGACGGCGAGTCGCTCTCTCCGGGCACGCTCGTCGTCGCAGTCGGTGCCTACGAGGAATCGATGCGGGAGTTGGACGACCGGACGGTCGATCGCGCCGATCGACTGTTCGCCGACGTGCCGGAAGAGGTGGCAGAGACCGGCGACTTTCCACACCAGGAACCGGCGGATCTCACGCCGTTTTCTGCGGCGCTCTCCGGGGAGTCTGGCAGAACCGACGACGAGGAAATCATCGTGGTCGGCTCCGTCGGCACCGCCGTTCTCGATGCGGCCGCCGCCGCGTTCGTCTACGATCGTGCGGTCGACGCCGGCGTCGGCACGACAGTCGACCTGTGA
- a CDS encoding NAD(P)/FAD-dependent oxidoreductase, translating to MTVVVVGCGIVGAACAYELASRGVDVDVYESGSIGGGSTARSAGGVRSQFSTPVNVELSRASLPVWESFEEEFGVDIGFRQVGYLFLAREEKTAATFRENVAMQREFGVPVEFLAPEELRDRYPNLHAEAFEGGTYADCDGFADPYLALQGYAAAAREEGATIHTHSPVTDVLRDGSDEDAPVSGVVADGEQVDADAVVNAAGPWAGEVAAMAEVDLPVSPRRRQALVVDPTTPVPEDAPLSIDLDVGVYFRPEREGAAIVGGEFGGEDPEQDPDRYDEKTDLEWAATAIERAADVASYFGPETRIRRGWAGLYAVTPDNHPILEETVPGFINAVGYSGHGFQHAPATGTVVAELYVDGEASTIDVSGLASDRFETGLTHVERNVA from the coding sequence ATGACTGTCGTGGTTGTCGGGTGTGGGATCGTCGGCGCGGCCTGTGCGTACGAACTCGCCTCGAGAGGCGTCGACGTCGACGTGTACGAGTCGGGATCGATCGGCGGCGGGAGCACCGCCCGATCTGCGGGGGGCGTCCGGTCGCAGTTCTCGACTCCGGTGAACGTCGAACTCTCGCGGGCGTCGCTTCCGGTCTGGGAGTCCTTCGAGGAAGAGTTCGGCGTCGACATCGGCTTTCGACAGGTCGGCTATCTCTTCTTGGCCCGCGAGGAGAAAACGGCGGCGACGTTCCGGGAAAACGTCGCCATGCAGCGGGAGTTCGGCGTCCCCGTGGAGTTTCTCGCACCCGAAGAGCTCCGGGATCGGTATCCGAACCTCCACGCCGAAGCGTTCGAGGGCGGTACCTACGCCGACTGTGACGGGTTTGCGGACCCGTACCTCGCGTTGCAGGGATACGCCGCCGCCGCTCGCGAGGAAGGCGCGACGATCCACACCCACTCGCCGGTGACCGACGTGCTCCGGGACGGGTCCGACGAAGACGCCCCCGTGTCCGGCGTGGTTGCCGACGGAGAACAGGTCGACGCCGACGCCGTCGTGAACGCGGCTGGACCCTGGGCGGGCGAAGTGGCGGCGATGGCCGAGGTTGACCTGCCGGTTTCGCCGCGTCGGCGACAGGCGCTCGTGGTGGACCCCACGACGCCAGTGCCCGAGGACGCGCCGCTTTCGATCGACCTCGACGTCGGCGTCTACTTCCGGCCCGAACGGGAGGGGGCAGCGATCGTCGGTGGCGAATTCGGCGGCGAAGATCCGGAACAGGATCCCGACAGGTACGACGAGAAAACGGACCTCGAGTGGGCCGCGACGGCGATCGAGCGGGCGGCCGACGTTGCCTCGTACTTCGGTCCCGAAACCCGGATCAGGCGCGGTTGGGCCGGCCTGTACGCTGTCACCCCGGACAACCACCCGATACTCGAGGAGACTGTCCCCGGATTTATCAACGCCGTCGGCTATTCGGGCCATGGATTCCAGCACGCCCCGGCGACCGGCACCGTCGTCGCCGAACTGTACGTCGACGGCGAGGCGTCGACGATAGACGTCTCAGGGCTCGCGAGCGACCGGTTCGAAACCGGCCTCACCCACGTCGAGCGGAACGTCGCCTGA
- a CDS encoding DDE-type integrase/transposase/recombinase — translation MERERTPRKIIEKGIRHHLGGLSLSNTVILLDYLGVDWSRVAVYNRIQKADIQPADGDNPDRVAVDQKAIRFNDEQYWLYAAVDPQTNRILPSGLFPTYTISIAREFLTELAEKHDIENAVFLVDVADDLIGGLRREGYSYRVEQHGFRNAVEHVFREVERRNHLFSNCFSHVDPPTAET, via the coding sequence GTGGAGCGAGAACGGACACCCCGCAAGATCATTGAAAAGGGTATTCGCCACCATCTTGGTGGACTATCACTCTCGAATACAGTTATTCTTCTTGATTATTTGGGTGTGGACTGGAGTCGTGTCGCTGTTTACAACAGAATCCAAAAAGCCGATATACAGCCAGCTGACGGTGATAATCCGGATCGCGTTGCGGTTGATCAAAAGGCGATCCGGTTCAATGACGAGCAGTACTGGCTGTACGCTGCTGTCGACCCACAGACGAACAGGATCCTTCCCTCAGGGCTGTTTCCGACGTATACGATTTCGATCGCACGAGAATTTCTTACTGAATTAGCTGAGAAACACGACATCGAAAATGCTGTATTTCTCGTCGATGTCGCCGACGATCTGATCGGTGGGCTCCGCCGTGAAGGCTACAGCTATCGCGTCGAACAACACGGCTTCAGAAACGCCGTCGAACATGTATTTAGAGAAGTAGAACGACGAAATCATTTGTTTTCAAACTGTTTCAGTCACGTCGACCCACCTACCGCAGAAACGTGA
- a CDS encoding transposase, with the protein MITYRRRQQYFAENGDVWDAEYTDLYDEYAPVLGKATCQQLARKNSEAWRSHFSLLETYHDASDTRVTEKPAPPGYWGTREDGYQLHGLVRNDLYSFDWEETTSTLDSENTTQSAAIDVGTNNTLAIVTDTGERAVYHARPEFERFQEYTERIATLQSALPDEQCTSQLIQRLYDQRSRTRDHSRDGAIKHAAEWLLARNVDTVYVGELTDVLETHWPADVNEKTHAF; encoded by the coding sequence GTGATTACCTATCGACGCCGGCAACAGTACTTCGCTGAGAACGGCGACGTGTGGGATGCCGAATACACCGACCTCTACGACGAGTACGCGCCGGTCCTCGGGAAAGCGACGTGCCAGCAACTCGCGCGCAAAAACAGCGAGGCCTGGCGGAGTCACTTCTCGTTGCTCGAGACCTACCACGACGCGTCCGACACCAGAGTCACAGAAAAGCCAGCGCCACCGGGATACTGGGGCACCCGGGAGGACGGCTACCAGTTGCACGGGCTCGTCCGCAACGACCTGTACAGCTTCGACTGGGAGGAGACCACGAGCACACTCGATTCAGAGAACACGACGCAGTCAGCCGCGATCGACGTCGGGACGAACAACACGCTCGCGATCGTCACCGACACGGGTGAGAGGGCCGTCTACCACGCCCGACCCGAGTTCGAACGGTTCCAGGAGTACACCGAGCGAATTGCCACACTGCAGTCAGCACTCCCTGACGAGCAGTGTACGAGCCAGTTGATCCAGCGCCTGTACGATCAGCGGTCGCGCACACGGGACCACAGCCGGGACGGGGCGATCAAACACGCCGCCGAGTGGCTGCTTGCACGCAACGTCGATACCGTCTACGTCGGCGAGTTGACTGATGTACTGGAGACGCACTGGCCGGCGGATGTGAACGAGAAGACGCATGCGTTCTGA
- a CDS encoding universal stress protein: MYSRILIPTDGSAEVERAVDHALDLAEAHGATVHALYVVNTASYAGLPMETAWEGVDELLRSDAEEAVETVRERAEDRSIPVETSIVEGTPSRCIVREAEETGCDLIVMGTHGRGGIDRLLLGSVAEKVVRASSLPVLTVSVSPREDDAIAERQPAESRPSDAEADQSS; this comes from the coding sequence ATGTACAGCCGTATCTTGATTCCGACGGACGGTTCGGCGGAAGTCGAACGCGCCGTCGACCACGCGCTCGACCTCGCCGAGGCCCACGGTGCGACAGTTCACGCGCTGTACGTCGTAAACACTGCAAGCTACGCGGGTCTACCGATGGAAACCGCCTGGGAGGGGGTCGACGAGCTGCTCCGGTCGGACGCAGAGGAGGCTGTCGAGACGGTTCGAGAGCGAGCCGAGGACCGTTCGATCCCGGTCGAAACGTCGATCGTGGAAGGGACGCCGAGCCGTTGTATCGTTCGGGAGGCCGAAGAGACCGGCTGTGATCTCATCGTGATGGGGACCCACGGTCGCGGGGGGATCGACCGTCTGCTGCTCGGCTCCGTCGCCGAGAAGGTCGTTCGTGCGTCTTCACTTCCCGTACTGACAGTCAGCGTCTCCCCGAGGGAAGACGATGCGATCGCCGAACGCCAGCCCGCGGAGAGTCGACCGTCCGACGCCGAAGCCGATCAGTCGTCTTGA
- a CDS encoding zinc ribbon domain-containing protein: protein MTFGDGGIAIEAVSEADSSSECPSYGSETVTRRGDSFRCHDCALEAHSDVAGAWNLLQSEVGPMARPAGLSAGRDRDASENSPDNDYSRP from the coding sequence GTGACGTTCGGTGACGGTGGGATCGCAATCGAGGCGGTGAGCGAAGCCGACTCGAGCAGCGAGTGCCCGTCGTACGGGAGTGAGACGGTGACGCGGCGTGGCGATTCATTCCGCTGTCACGACTGTGCGCTGGAGGCACACAGTGACGTGGCAGGCGCGTGGAACCTGTTGCAGTCTGAAGTGGGGCCGATGGCTCGGCCTGCTGGCCTGTCTGCTGGACGCGACAGGGACGCATCCGAGAACTCCCCTGATAATGATTATTCTCGGCCGTAA